ACCTCTTCGAATTTTTAGGCGCTGCCACCGACAACGGCAACCGCCGCAGCAAACCCGCCGTAATCAAACACGTCTTAGATAGCGTTGGTTTGGAAGAACCTTCAGACATTTTGATGATCGGTGATCGTTCCCATGACATCGAAGGCTCCAAGGAATTCGGTATCGATTGTGTTGCCGTGACCTGGGGCTACGGAGAAGAATCAGAATGGGCACACGCCCGATACTGTGCCACCGACGCAGAAGAACTTGAAAGGATCATCCATGAGTGGGCCTAATATGACACTTCCCTTAGAGATCGTTTTCGTCTGCACCGGCAACATCTGCCGGTCCCCCATGGCAGAAGTCATCGCCCGCGCCCACGCCGAACGCGCAGGCCTTGGCGATAGCGTCATTTTTTCCTCCTGTGGCATGGGCAACTGGCATGTCGGCCAGCCCGCGGACAAACGTGCACGAGACGAACTGCGCGCTGCAGGTTATGACGGCGACTCCCACATTGCCGCCCAACTCGGCCCTGAACACATGCGTGCAGACTTGTTCGTGGCTCTCGACAACGGCCATGCCGGCGAGCTCGCCGCAACAGGAGTCCAAAACGACAAGATCCGACTCATGCGATCCTTCGATCCCGAGTCCAACCCCACCGATGACGTCGCCGACCCTTATTACGGCACCTCACAGGACTTCGCGCTCACCCGCCAAAACATCGAAGACGCGATGCCTGGACTTCTTGAATGGGTGAGCGATCACACGTCCCGCAACACCTAACAACTTAGGAACTTCGATCAAAAGGTTCTAAGGTAGATCACTGTGGACAGCAAGGATCAAACCCCCAAGGGGCACACCGAAAACTCCCTCAGCACCCGCTATTCCGGAGGTTCCCGCATGCGCACCAAACCGAAAGGGTGGAGGGTGTTTCTCACCCCGGGTTGGATCATCTCCGCTGTACTTATCGTGCTATTTTCCTACGCCGCGATCTCAATGCTTGCTCCATGGCAGCTTCACAAAGACGACGACATCGTCGCCCGCAACGAGCAAATCACTGAAGCCTTTAGCCGCGAGGTCGTGCCATACACAGAGCTTTTCGACGCCTCCGGCGAAGTCCCATCCACACAAGAATTCTTCCGCGTCTCACTCACAGGCCATTACCTTCCCGACAGCGAAGTGCTTCTGCGCCTCCGCCCCGTCGACTCTGGCCCCGCATTCCAATCGCTGACCCCTTTCGTCCTCGACAGCGGCGAGACCGTCCTCATCAACCGCGGCTATGTCTCCTCCGAAGGCACCATTGTCCCCGAGATCACCCCAGCCCCCACCGGCACCGTCACGATCACCGGCCTTGCCCGCAAGAACGAAGGCACCCCAGCCACCGCACCCATGGAAGACAGCGGCTACACCCAGGTATATGGAATCAACACCGAACAGATCAGCGACCTCACCGGACTTGATCTCGGTACCGATTTTGTTCAGCTCACCGAAGATAACCCGGGGGTACTTACTCCTATCCCATTGCCACAGATGGATCGAGGCAATCACCTCTCCTATGGCTTCCAGTGGATCGCCTTCGGCATCATGGCTCCATTGGGACTTGGCTACTTCATTTGGGCTGAAATGCGGGAACGCCGCCGCGATAAAGCAGAGCGCGCACAGATGGCCGCCCAGCAAGACGTTTCCAATGCGCCAGTAGTTCCGGGTTCTCTGGACTCCCCTGACTTATCTCCTGCTGAAGAGACTTCTTCCCTGGTAACCGAGTCCGTCTCCTCTGCTCAGCCTGCAGCCTCAACGTTGTCTGCGACGGCCAAGAAGCGTCGTTCCCGTTACGGCGATCAGCACCGCGACTATTACGAAAAGATCGCCCGGAGGGATGAAGAGCGCTTTTAGATTTTCTTGGGCGTGAGAAAAAGCTAACCCGACTTTTTCTCACGCGTACCTATTGCGTAACCACGCAAAGCAAAAGCCCCTTTCCGTAGAGGAAAGGGGCTTTGACTTTGTGCGCCCTGACGGGCTCGAACCGCCGACCTGCTGGGTGTAAACCAGCTGCTCTTCCAGCTGAGCTAAAGGCGCGCACGCGCTGTCCGAACCACCGTGGTGGCGTCGAAAGCAACGAGTGAAATACTAACACACAATCTTCAGAGACCTAAAATCGCTGTTCAGACCCCGAAAACTGAGACTTTTTAGAGCTTCTTGTTTCCGCGTTGAACAAGGCAAGAACCCTGCCAAGCGCCTAGACGCTCCGCCTTGGTCTGCACGAGTCCAGCCAACTGTGCGGATTCGGAGATAACTCCAGGAGCCAGTGCTCCTTCTTTGCCAATACCGGGGGAAAGCAACCAGATCCGACCGTTCTCAGCGAGAGAACGAATGGAATCCACAAGTCCGTCGACGAGATCGCCGTCATCCTCGCGCCACCAGAGCAGCACGACATCGCACAGCTCGTCGGTATCTTCATCGAGAAGTTCCTCACCGATTGCGTCCTCAATGGACTCACTGATCAGCGTGTCAGAATCTTCATCCCATCCAACTTCCTGGACGGTTTGACCCGATTTAATGCCGAGTAATTGAGCATAATCCTGGGCACCTTGCTTGACTGCGCCCGGAGCGTCGGCCACGTTAATATTCCTCCTCTTGTTGGCCCCTTATAGAAAACCAGTTCCTTAAATTCGTTGTGGAGCTGTGGGGCAATTGGTATATACGCATTGCACATTACCGCCCCACCACCACATAGAACCACCTTTCCTGGGAAATTTTTTGAATTACTCCCCCATCTAGCTGCCCTAGAGGTCGAGAAAAGATGGCAACAAAGCTGGCACAGGCATCTCAGATCTCCCCCTTTTAAAACTCTAAATCGATGCCCATTCGTCACCCCTTAAGCATTGAGATGGTTATTACTCCGTCTGGAAAATCAAGCAAAAGGACATCAGACCTGTAGTTTTATGCGAGAGAACCCGTTTGTGAGAGAAACATCACACAAAATCAGCGGATTCACTCAGAATCTTTGCAAACATTCACAAAGGACACTGAATCTGCAGCTAACACCTTTAAGAATGACCTTTTGAAAAATAAGCAACAATAGCCGTCGAAAGTGGCCGTACCTCAAAGCCTGCAGGACATTGTTTAGGAATGGTTCGCGATGCGACCGTTAGTTAAAGCTCACATTCGCTGTTGCGTATCCTTGTTGATGACTTATGTGCTCGCTCGTCTGTTTAAATGCGGTCGAAATTAATTAAGTACGACCAGGATGGGACCGGTTAACCGGGACACATAAACGAACTAAAACATTCCAACAGGAGGTGTGGAAATGGCCGATCAAGCAAAACTTGGTGGCAAGCCCTCGGATGACACTAACTTCGCGATGATCCGCGATGGCGTGGCTTCTTATTTGAACGACTCCGATCCAGAGGAGACCAATGAGTGGATGGACTCTCTCGACGGTCTGCTCCAGGAGTCTTCACCAGAACGTGCTCGTTACCTCATGCTTCGTTTGCTTGAGCGTGCATCTGCAAAGCGCGTGTCTCTCCCCCCAATGACGTCTACCGACTACGTCAACACCATCCCTACCTCCATGGAGCCTGACTTCCCTGGTGATGAGGAAATGGAAAAGCGCTACCGTCGTTGGATCCGCTGGAACGCAGCCATCATGGTGCACCGCGCTCAGCGCCCAGGTATCGGAGTTGGTGGACACATCTCCACCTACGCTGGCGCTGCCCCACTTTACGAAGTTGGCTTTAACCACTTCTTCCGCGGCAAGGATCACCCAGGTGGCGGTGACCAGATCTTCTTCCAGGGTCACGCCTCCCCAGGTATGTACGCACGTGCATTTATGGAAGGACGTCTCTCCGAAGATGACCTCGACGGATTCCGCCAGGAAGTCTCCCGCGAGCAGGGTGGCATTCCTTCCTACCCCCACCCACGTGGAATGAAGGACTTCTGGGAATTCCCAACCGTGTCCATGGGTCTTGGCCCAATGGATGCTATTTACCAGGCACGTTTTAACCGTTACCTCCACAACCGTGGCATCAAGGACACCTCCGATCAGCACGTCTGGGCATTCCTCGGCGACGGCGAAATGGATGAGCCAGAATCACGTGGCCTCATCCAGCAGGCTGCGCTGAACAACCTGGATAACCTGACCTTTGTGGTGAACTGTAACCTGCAGCGCCTTGATGGCCCTGTTCGCGGTAACACCAAGATTATTCAGGAACTCGAGTCCTTCTTCCGTGGCGCAGGCTGGTCTGTGATCAAGGTTGTCTGGGGTCGCGAGTGGGATGAACTCCTGGAAAAGGACAAGGATGGTGC
The window above is part of the Corynebacterium deserti GIMN1.010 genome. Proteins encoded here:
- a CDS encoding low molecular weight protein-tyrosine-phosphatase produces the protein MSGPNMTLPLEIVFVCTGNICRSPMAEVIARAHAERAGLGDSVIFSSCGMGNWHVGQPADKRARDELRAAGYDGDSHIAAQLGPEHMRADLFVALDNGHAGELAATGVQNDKIRLMRSFDPESNPTDDVADPYYGTSQDFALTRQNIEDAMPGLLEWVSDHTSRNT
- a CDS encoding SURF1 family cytochrome oxidase biogenesis protein; the encoded protein is MDSKDQTPKGHTENSLSTRYSGGSRMRTKPKGWRVFLTPGWIISAVLIVLFSYAAISMLAPWQLHKDDDIVARNEQITEAFSREVVPYTELFDASGEVPSTQEFFRVSLTGHYLPDSEVLLRLRPVDSGPAFQSLTPFVLDSGETVLINRGYVSSEGTIVPEITPAPTGTVTITGLARKNEGTPATAPMEDSGYTQVYGINTEQISDLTGLDLGTDFVQLTEDNPGVLTPIPLPQMDRGNHLSYGFQWIAFGIMAPLGLGYFIWAEMRERRRDKAERAQMAAQQDVSNAPVVPGSLDSPDLSPAEETSSLVTESVSSAQPAASTLSATAKKRRSRYGDQHRDYYEKIARRDEERF
- a CDS encoding DUF3052 domain-containing protein gives rise to the protein MADAPGAVKQGAQDYAQLLGIKSGQTVQEVGWDEDSDTLISESIEDAIGEELLDEDTDELCDVVLLWWREDDGDLVDGLVDSIRSLAENGRIWLLSPGIGKEGALAPGVISESAQLAGLVQTKAERLGAWQGSCLVQRGNKKL